One genomic window of Streptomyces sp. WP-1 includes the following:
- a CDS encoding immunity 21 family protein: MARFEDRGVLEWVESGGGPLIAVPEVVLPFWAGADSEELDTDYDRACEVSGYAGLLPVGDSAALVLGDEPAATSYLPEHHAFVRWSAADSERDLLAGVPAALETAVWEQELRWEVPGPVVLFDSAWPGGEADRQEHLRIPLTAGSYTVRTAYAQPGAETWVGLVQLDRIA, encoded by the coding sequence ATGGCTCGGTTTGAAGATCGCGGAGTGCTGGAGTGGGTGGAGTCGGGCGGCGGCCCCCTGATCGCCGTTCCGGAGGTGGTCCTGCCGTTCTGGGCGGGTGCCGACAGCGAGGAGCTGGACACGGACTACGACCGGGCCTGCGAGGTCTCCGGGTACGCCGGGCTGCTCCCGGTCGGCGACAGCGCGGCCCTCGTCCTCGGTGACGAACCGGCCGCCACCTCCTATCTGCCCGAGCACCACGCCTTCGTACGGTGGTCGGCCGCGGACTCCGAGCGCGACCTGCTCGCCGGGGTGCCCGCCGCGCTGGAGACGGCGGTGTGGGAGCAGGAGCTGCGCTGGGAGGTGCCGGGGCCCGTGGTGCTGTTCGACTCGGCCTGGCCGGGCGGCGAGGCGGACCGGCAGGAGCACCTGCGGATACCGCTCACCGCGGGGTCGTACACCGTGCGCACCGCCTACGCCCAGCCGGGCGCCGAGACCTGGGTGGGACTGGTCCAGCTCGACAGGATCGCCTAG